The genomic interval CTGGAGTACGGCTTCCACCTGCTGGTGAAGCCGGAGTACAGGTAGTGCACAGAGGACTGATCCTCGACTTGTTCCCCGTTATAGCTCAGCGTCGCACCGAAGTCGAAGTTCTTCACGTCCGCAGCGGAGATCTTGCCATTGGTGAAGTCCTGATTCCAGTCGAGCTTCACACCGGAGTAGTGCTTTTTCACAACGAGAGCGCCCATACCGAAGCCGGTGTTGTAGTTATCGTTGTTCGTGATCGCGTAAACGGTGTAGATACCCACCTGATCCGGTGTACGCAGGGCAATGCGGACATTGTCCAGCAGGGTGATCTTGTTGAACACGTTGATGATCTGCTGCAGCGTAGCGACGTCAACACCCATCAGCTTGAGCGCTTCACGCACTACGGCATACTCGCTGCCATTGGCGATCTTGTCCAGATTCTGCTTGAGTTCGCCGACAGTGATGCCCTTGTCCATGATATCCTTGATCGTCCGCAGACCGACTTTTTCGAGCACAGGATCAACAACCTTGATGAACGCGTTGTCTGTGTAGCGCTCGGGCAGCTGCACGAACACGCTGGACACGCCGGTATAGACTGTGAAGATGTCAAAATCGTCCACGGGATCGGTGGTGACGAAGCCCTCGCCCGGCACTTCATCGGCGTAGATGCTCGTCGAGTGCACCTTGACGGAGACATTTGCCTTCTTGACCGTGAGCGAGCCTTCCTCAGCCTCGCTGGAACGATAGGTCTCGTTGCCGTTGAAGGTCACGCGGATCTGCTGCTCACCAGCGCCCATCTGGGGGTAGAAATACTGGAGTTTGCCAGCACTGATTCCCTCTTCTCCTTCGATCGGAACCCACTTTTGGAGTCCTACGTCGCCGCCAAGATCACCGGCCACGACCTTAGCCGTTGCGTAATACTCGATCGTAAAGTCGTCCGCGCTCAGCGTGCTCTTGTCGGGCAGCGTGGAATCGTCCCAATCAATGACGTATTCAAAAATCTGCTGCGTCATGGCAGCGGCATCCTTATTGTAGATGAGAGAGATGCTCGGCTTAAGGACGACGGCGCTGGCCTCGCGGCTGTCGGTCATCTCGACGGTGACTTCCGCCGTATAAGCCTGGTAGCCTGCGTTGCCGCGCCAGGTGAAGCGGATGGTCTGTGATCCGAGGCCAAATTTAAAAAGCTGGTCAATAAAGTCGCTGCCCGTCAGGCTATAATTCAAGGGCTGATAATTTTTGATAGCACCTATACCGGCGTTATACTCCACCGTCACGTCGTTGATGGAGACGTTCGGATCGGTGCTCTCGAGCAGCGCCTCGCGCAGAGCCTGCGCGGTTTCCTCGTAGTTGATGCTCTGATCCTTGTTATAGACCATCGAGACTTCGGTCACACCCTGCTTGAGCTGGAACGGAGCTGCCGCGCGGTCAAGGAAGTTCACAGTCGTTTTCACAGTGTCAGCCTTGTAAGTATCGTCGCCCTTGAAGCTGATCTGGATCTGCTGCTCACCCGCAGAAATGGCGGGATAGTTCAGGCCGTCGACCTTGCCGCCCTCCAGAGGAGCCCAGTTCTTGCGGATCTTGCCCGTAGCATAATACTCGATGGTCACGTCGTTGACCGTCAGCTTGGGCGTGGTGCTCTCCACGACCAGGCTAAAGATGTTCTCACGCAGCGCGTCAAAATCCAGCGTGCCGTCTTCCTTATACGGCAGCTTCACGCTGGCGTCCTGCTTGAGCGTGATGGACGAAGAGAGCTTCTCCGCCTTCGTCAGCGTTACTTCCGCTGTCGTGTCAGCAACACGCACCTGATAGCTGCCATCCTTGTTGTCCTTCAGCGCGGGGTGGGTAAAATTGATTCTATTATCTACGCTAGTAAACCCATTAATGGAACCCCAGTCGGTATGCGTGGCAGAGATGCCCAAAAAACTCTTGCTCTTGCCCTCGCACTTGTACTCCCACTTGAGACCAGTTTGACTATCCAGAAGTGCGCTCTGCTCTTCCTCGCTCTTCTGGTCAAAATCCTTGACCAGCGCGCGCGTCAGCGCATGGTTCACTTCATCGGTCGTCATCGTGGACTTAATGATGGCCGTACCGTTTTGCAGCGTGTAGTCGATGTCATCCGCCGCGAACACGGCCGGCGAGAACGCCCCGACCTGCGACAGCAGCAGGACCGCCAGCAGGCACGCCAGCAGACGCTGCAGTTTTTTACCTGTCATGATATTTCCTCCTTTGTTTCTATTTCGCCAAGTGGATCTTGCATGCCACCGCATGCATGGGACTGTATCATCTCACATAGGTGTTAAGAACACGTTAACAAATCACCCAAAAAATTTCAATTTATTTATTTAAAAAATTTATGATTATTTCGAAACCTATCTATTCGGAATTCTGATACAATCGTAAAGAAATGTAACGAAAAACTTTCTGCCCGAAAGCCGCATTTCCCTCTTGCATTTTTTTGCGCGGTGTGCTATATTATTTGAGCAAATGTGATATCCGGGTGTAGCGCAGTTGGTAGCGTGCTTGAATGGGGTTCAAGAGGCCGGAAGTTCGAATCTTCTCACTCGGACCAACAAAAAGTCCTGTATTCTCAAGGAATACAGGACTTTTTCTTTTTCCGTTTTTGCGTGCAAATTATCGATGCGGTGTGCAACGGGTGTGTAATGGTGTGTAATAGAAATTATTTATCGGAAAGCTGTTTCACAGACTGATTCAGCCCCGTCGCCGCCCAGTCGGACACGATGCCGACGGCGGCAGCGTGCTGATCCTGCTGGGCGCCGTCACGATCCTGATCAAGCTGCTATAAACGATCCGCGCCCGCGCTCCGATATGGTGCGCGGGCGTTTGCGATTCGACGCTTCGCGCAAAGATCGTTCCATGCCTGACAAAAAATTTGAATTTTATGAAGTTTTTTCGACGCCTACAGCATTCGACACGTTTCTGCTCCATTCTGTGTTAGACTGCGCATCGCAGCGACCGGAAGACGCGCCGGAAACCGCAAATACGCAGAACAAAAAGGAGATACCATGGACTTCAAGAAACTGTACTTCACCCTCTTCAACACGCTGAGCGACGCCGTTGAGCAAATCGACACCCACGACTATGAGGAGGCGCGGCTGCTGCTGATCCATGCACAGCAGGAAGCCGAGGAGTGCTACATCACGTCTGCATAAGCAACCATGCAGCGGCCGGGCCGCACCCGAATGGGTGCGGCCCGGCCGGCATTTTTAACTGGGATCACCCGAGCTGGCGGGTCTTTTCAAACGCGGCGTCCACGGCCGCGATGCAGCTGCCGCGAAAACCGTGCTGCTCGAGCGCGTCGACGCCGGCGATCGTGCTGCCGCCGGGGCTGCAGACCTCGTCCTTGAGCTGCTCCGGGTGCTTGCCGGACTGCAACACCATCTCCGCGCTGCCGGCGAGCATCTGCGCTGCGTAGCGGATGGCTTTTGCGCGCGGCAGGCCGCATTTGACGCCGCCGTCGGCCAGCGCCTCGATGAACATATACGCAAACGCGGGGCCGCAGCCGGTGATGGCGCAGCCGGCGTCAATCAACGCCTCGGAAATGGGGTCGACGATGCCCGCGGCCGCCATGAGCGCGCAAAACGCCGCGAGATCGCCGTCCGTGACATTGCCGTTGGCACAATAGAGCACGACGCCCTGCCCCACGGCGCAGGCCGTGTTCGGCAGGATGCGGATGATCTTCTTATCCGCGCCGAGCAGCCGCTCGAGCCGCTCCAGCTGCACACCGGCGAGCATGGACACAAAAATGCTCTCCGACGCCGCGATGGGCGCTGCCAGCGACTGCACAACGCCGTCGATCATCTGCGGCTTGACGCCGAGAAACACGAATTTGCTGCCGCCGAGGATCTCCTCCGGCGCGGCCGCACGGCAGCCCAGCCGCTCGGCCGCCGCCGCGCTGTGCGCGGGGCTGCTGCAGGCAACGGCGACCAGCTCCCCCGTGACCTGTTTGGCCGCGGCCGTGGCCAGCGCGCCGCCCATATTGCCGGCGCCGATGAAGCCTGCTTCAAACTTTTTCATAGTGTTCCCTCCTCAGCGGATCTGTCCGTCGCCGCGGATGATATATTTATAGGTGCTCAGCTCGTCGAGCCCCATGGGGCCGCGGGCGTGGAGCTTCTGCGTGGAGATGCCCATCTCGCAGCCGAGGCCGAACTCACCCCCGTCGGTAAAGCGGGTGGAGACGTTGACGTACGTTGCCGCGCTGTCCGTGCCGTTGATGAAGCGCTCGGCGCTCGCGGCGTCCTCGGTGACGATGGCATCGCTGTGGTGCGTCGAGTGCGCGAGCACGTGCGCGATGGCGGCGTCCAGACTGTCGACCACGCCGACGGCGAGGATATAGTCCAGATACTCCGTGTCAAAGTCCTTGTCGGAAGCGCTCTTGCCGTCGATGATCTGCGCCGCTGCCGTATCCAGCCGCAGCTCGACCGGTGTGAGGCCCTGCGCCGCGCGGTCATCGACCAGCGCCTTTTTGAGCATGGGCAGAAACCTGGCCGCGACCGCCCGGTGCACAAGGCAGACCTCCTCGGCGTTGCAGACCGAGGGGCGGCTGGTTTTGGCGTTTTCGATGATGCGCACGGCCTTGTCGAGGTCAGCATACTCGTCCACGTAGACGTGGCAGATACCGGTGCCGGTCTCGATGCAGGGCACGGTGGCATTGCGCACGCAGGCGCGGATGAGCCCCGCCCCGCCGCGCGGGATGAGCAGATCTACAAGGCCCTTGGCCTGCATGATCTCCGTAGCGCTCTGGTGGCTGGTATCCTCCACGATGTTGACGATGTCCGGATCGCCGCCCGCGGACGCGATGCCCTGCTTGAGCGCGGCCACGATGGCTTTGGCCGTGCGGAAAGCCTCCTTGCCGCTGCGGAGCATGCAGACGTTGCCGCTCTTGATGGTGAGCGCCGCCGCGTCGGACGTGACGTTCGGGCGGCTCTCATAAATGATGGCGACCAGGCCGAGCGGCACCTGCTTTTTATAGATCTTCATGCCGTTGGGGTGGTCGATCTGCGCGAGGATGCGCCCCGTGTGATCCGGCAGCGCCACGGTCGCGCGGATGCCGTCGGCCATGGCGTCGATGCGATCTTTGTCCAAATAGAGCCGGTCGAGCATGACATCCGAGATATGGCCGCGTGCAGCGTCCATGTCCTCGGCATTGCAGCGCAGGATGACATCGCACTCCGCCTGCAGGCTGTCCGCCATGGCGGACAGGATGCGGTTTTTGTCCTCGGCGGAAGCGTTGCAGATGCTGGGCCACGCGGCCTTCGTCCGCCGGAGAATGTCCATAGTCGTCATAGTAGTCCCTCCTCAGGAATGTGGTATCAGAAATCGGGTGCCGGCGCGCCTGCCGGCCACAATGTCATAGAGCACCTCGGGCTTTTCGCCGTTGGCAATGACCATTTCGCAGCCGGCCGCCGTTGCGATCTGCGCGGCGTGCAGCTTCGTGACCATGCCGCCGGTGGCGAGCGCGGAGCCCTTGTCTCCGGCAAGCGAGAGAATGTGCGCGTCGATGACCGGCACCGTCTCGATGAGCCGCGCATCCGGGTTTCGGTGCGGGTCGCTGTCATACAATCCGTCAATGTCCGAGAGCAGGATCAGCAGATCCGCACCGATGGCGGCAGCCACGATGGCCGAGAGACTGTCGTTCTCGCCGATGGTGTTGTCCACGCCGATCTCGTCCGTCGCCACGGCGTCGTTTTCATTGATGACCGGCAGCGCCCCCAGCTCCAGCAGCCGCGAGAGCGTGTTGCGCACGTTGCGGCTGCGCTGCTCACTGCGGATGTCCTCGCCGGTCAGCAGCAGCTGCGCCACAATATGATTGTACTCCGTGAAGAGCTTATCGTAAAAATACATCAGCTCGCACTGGCCGACGGCGGCCGCGGCCTGCTTGCCCGGCATATCCGCCGGACGGCCGGACAGATTGAGCTTGCCGACGCCCATGCCGATCGCGCCGGACGAGACGAGAATGATCTCGTGACCTGCATTTTTCAGGTCGCTGAGCACTTTGCACAGCCGCTCCATGCGCTGAATGTTCAGCCGCCCGGTCGCGTGCGCGAGTGTGGAAGTGCCGACTTTAACAACGATTCGCATAATGATCCCTCTTACTGCATGATGGCATCTATTATAGCGCATCGGGCGCAAAATTGCATCCCTTTTTGTCTTTGCTGCGCAAAAGATGCGCCAAAGATCCCGCGCGCACGGCCGGACAGTCCGGCGACCTGCTCACGGAGCATCTGGAGATCGGCGGTGCGCTCGTGACTGACCTGAAAAACCGCGAGACCGCCAAGGCCGACGACGCCCGTCGGCGCTGGTACGCAAACGCCGACGCCATCAGCGCGTTTCTTGCCGGCATCAACGCCTGCTGGAACGAAGAAAAATGGCGCGAGTTTTTTGACGGCAAAGAGGCCACGCTGCGCCTGCAGGGCGACTATGCGGCCGACATCCGCATGTTCGACCGGATCGAGACCGAGGCGCTGCGCATGGCCGACTATATGTTCTGCGGTCTGGCCATGCGCTGCCGCTGAACGCACAAGCGCTCCCCGCCGGGATGACCCCGGAAGGGAGCGCTTTTTCACAGAATTGTGCCGGATGCACAACGGGAGACACCTTGCGGTGTCTCCCGTTGCATGTGAAAGAAGAACGAACGCTTGCCTGCACTCAGTCTGCAAACAGCGGCGTCGACAGATAGCGGTCGCCGGTATCCGGCAGGAGCACGACGATGGTCTTGCCCTTGTTCTCCGGGCGCTTGGCCAGCTCGATCGCCGCCCAGACGGCAGCGCCGGAGGAAATGCCGACCAGCACGCCCTCCTTATGGCCGATCAGGCGGCCGGTCGCAAACGCATCCTCGTTGCTGACCGGGATGATCTCATCATAGACCTTCGTGTTGAGCACGTCCGGCACAAAGCCCGCACCAATGCCCTGGATCTTATGCGGACCGGCATGGCCCTCGCTCAGGACCGGAGAGGTCTCCGGCTCCACGGCCACGACCTTGACCTTCGGGCACTGGGACTTCAGGTACTCGCCGACGCCCGTCACGGTGCCGCCGGTGCCGACACCTGCAACGAAGATATCCACGTTGCCGTCCGTGTCCTCCCAGATCTCCGGGCCAGTCGTCGTGCGGTGGATCGCCGGGTTGGCCGGGTTGACAAACTGACCGGGGACAAAGCTGTCGGGGATCTGCGCAGCCAGCTCGTTGGCCTTTGCGATCGCACCCTTCATGCCCTGCGCGCCGTCCGTGAGCACGAGCTCCGCGCCATAGGCCTTCATGATCTGGCGGCGCTCCACGCTCATGGTCTCCGGCATAACGATGATGATGCGGTAGCCTCTGGCCGCGGCGACGGACGCCAGGCCGATGCCGGTGTTGCCGGAGGTAGGCTCGATGATGACGGAGCTCGGCTTGAGCACGCCGTGCTGCTCCGCGTCCTGGATCATGGCCAGCGCCACGCGGTCCTTCACGGAACCGGCCGGGTTGAAGTACTCGAGCTTTGCCAGAATGCGGGCCTCGAGCTGCTGCTCTTTTTCGATATGGGTCAGCTCCAGAAGGGGCGTTTTTCCGATCAGCTGGTCAGCGGATGTATAGATCTTACTCATGAGATGTTCCTCCATTTATGTATCGTATTATTAAAATATGTATGTTTGACTCGTGATGGACTTGCCTGCGCTCAGCCGCCGCAACAGTGCCAGCAGATACACAGGCGGCCGGAAATGCGCCCTCGCATTTTCATCGCCTACCTTCTCTATAGGTTAATAGGATTATATCGCGTTTTACCCAGTGTGTCAATAGAAAATTCACTTTTCTTTTCTGGCAGGGAAATTGTTTGCAGACACTCGAGCCGGTAATTGACCATATATGCATTATTCAACGATCGTGCGCGCGATTCGCGGGTTTGCGGCAGATGGTTGCTGCTGCCGCTGCGAGCAATGGAATGACCGGTCATTTTTTGCAGATCTTTGCGTTTGCGGCGCCTTTGCACAGCGCTTCCATAGCTTGACTTTTCAGGGCCGACAGTGTATACTAGTCGCATAAGTGTACGTGGATCGGCTGTGTTACCCGACATCCGGCATAACGGCACTTATGCACATTTATAAAAGGAGTGGAAACAATGAAAAAGTCCCGCAAACTGCTCTGCGTGCTTCTCGCTCTGGTTATGGTCGTCAGCCTGCTGCCGGTCATGGCTTTTGCAGCCGATGAAGACGTCGCAGCCGATGAAGACGTCGCAGCTACGGTCGAGGAGATTTCCCCGGAGACTGAGGGCGTCAAGGATCTGTTCGCCAAACTGCCGAACTATCTGGTTGCTGTAAAGACCTCAGACGGTCGCGTCGCTGCCGGCGCTCAGGTCGTGATCTACAACCAGAACAAGGATCAGGTCACCACTGCCGTCGCCAACTACGGCGTCGCCATCTTCTCCAAGAAGGATCACCTCAACACTTACTCCGTGTCCGCCACCTGGACCGACCCGAACACCAACATTAAGTATCAGTCCCTCGTCGGCTTCAACTGGTCCTTCGGCAAGAAGCCCGACATCGACGTCATCACGGTTTACCCGACGATCGACATGATCCTCAACACCACTGACCACAACGCTTACATCAAAGGTTATCCGGATGGCACTGTCAGCCCGGACGGACGCATCACCCGTGCCGAAGTCGCCACCATTCTGGATCGTCTGATGAAGGATCAGGTCAAGGCCAGATTCGACTCCAAGCCCACTGTCAACTTCTCTGATGTCAGCAGCGGCGCCTGGTACTATGACGCTGTGCAGATGTGCGCGAAGGCCGGCATCGTCGCCGGTTATCCGGGCGGCTCGTTCAAGCCCGACCAGGCGGTCACCCGTGCGGAGTTCTTCAAGATGGTCGCCATGCTCTACAGCGATACGCTCAACACCCCGATCACTGGCGGTATCTTCAAGGATATCAACGGTCACTGGGCAGAAAAGTACATCAACCTGCTCCAGAAGCTCGGCATTGTCAAGGGCGACAACGGCAGCGCAAGACCGAACGACAACCTGACGCGCGGCGAAACAGCTGCCGTTATGAACCGCATCCTCGGCCGCGTTGTGAATAATTCCAGCTTCAGCGATGCCAAAGTTGCTGCGGCTATGAAGACCTGGCCGGACTGCACTTCCTCGCACTGGGCCTATGCCGAGATCCAGGAAGCCACCAACAGCCACGACTACACTTGGGACATTAACATTCTCACGTACTCTGACCATAATGGAATCTTCAAGGCTTTCATTGAGAACCTGAAGAACCCGGTCACCGAGCGCTGGACTTACATCAAAAAGTAAGCTTTCCCCCAACTACCACAAAGCAGGCACCTTCGGGTGCCTGCTTTTTTGTCCCGCAAATTGCGCCGCTGCAGAAAAATCCAGCGCCGGCTGA from Clostridiales bacterium carries:
- the proC gene encoding pyrroline-5-carboxylate reductase; protein product: MKKFEAGFIGAGNMGGALATAAAKQVTGELVAVACSSPAHSAAAAERLGCRAAAPEEILGGSKFVFLGVKPQMIDGVVQSLAAPIAASESIFVSMLAGVQLERLERLLGADKKIIRILPNTACAVGQGVVLYCANGNVTDGDLAAFCALMAAAGIVDPISEALIDAGCAITGCGPAFAYMFIEALADGGVKCGLPRAKAIRYAAQMLAGSAEMVLQSGKHPEQLKDEVCSPGGSTIAGVDALEQHGFRGSCIAAVDAAFEKTRQLG
- a CDS encoding glutamate-5-semialdehyde dehydrogenase is translated as MTTMDILRRTKAAWPSICNASAEDKNRILSAMADSLQAECDVILRCNAEDMDAARGHISDVMLDRLYLDKDRIDAMADGIRATVALPDHTGRILAQIDHPNGMKIYKKQVPLGLVAIIYESRPNVTSDAAALTIKSGNVCMLRSGKEAFRTAKAIVAALKQGIASAGGDPDIVNIVEDTSHQSATEIMQAKGLVDLLIPRGGAGLIRACVRNATVPCIETGTGICHVYVDEYADLDKAVRIIENAKTSRPSVCNAEEVCLVHRAVAARFLPMLKKALVDDRAAQGLTPVELRLDTAAAQIIDGKSASDKDFDTEYLDYILAVGVVDSLDAAIAHVLAHSTHHSDAIVTEDAASAERFINGTDSAATYVNVSTRFTDGGEFGLGCEMGISTQKLHARGPMGLDELSTYKYIIRGDGQIR
- the proB gene encoding glutamate 5-kinase; translation: MRIVVKVGTSTLAHATGRLNIQRMERLCKVLSDLKNAGHEIILVSSGAIGMGVGKLNLSGRPADMPGKQAAAAVGQCELMYFYDKLFTEYNHIVAQLLLTGEDIRSEQRSRNVRNTLSRLLELGALPVINENDAVATDEIGVDNTIGENDSLSAIVAAAIGADLLILLSDIDGLYDSDPHRNPDARLIETVPVIDAHILSLAGDKGSALATGGMVTKLHAAQIATAAGCEMVIANGEKPEVLYDIVAGRRAGTRFLIPHS
- the cysK gene encoding cysteine synthase A, translated to MSKIYTSADQLIGKTPLLELTHIEKEQQLEARILAKLEYFNPAGSVKDRVALAMIQDAEQHGVLKPSSVIIEPTSGNTGIGLASVAAARGYRIIIVMPETMSVERRQIMKAYGAELVLTDGAQGMKGAIAKANELAAQIPDSFVPGQFVNPANPAIHRTTTGPEIWEDTDGNVDIFVAGVGTGGTVTGVGEYLKSQCPKVKVVAVEPETSPVLSEGHAGPHKIQGIGAGFVPDVLNTKVYDEIIPVSNEDAFATGRLIGHKEGVLVGISSGAAVWAAIELAKRPENKGKTIVVLLPDTGDRYLSTPLFAD
- a CDS encoding S-layer homology domain-containing protein produces the protein MKKSRKLLCVLLALVMVVSLLPVMAFAADEDVAADEDVAATVEEISPETEGVKDLFAKLPNYLVAVKTSDGRVAAGAQVVIYNQNKDQVTTAVANYGVAIFSKKDHLNTYSVSATWTDPNTNIKYQSLVGFNWSFGKKPDIDVITVYPTIDMILNTTDHNAYIKGYPDGTVSPDGRITRAEVATILDRLMKDQVKARFDSKPTVNFSDVSSGAWYYDAVQMCAKAGIVAGYPGGSFKPDQAVTRAEFFKMVAMLYSDTLNTPITGGIFKDINGHWAEKYINLLQKLGIVKGDNGSARPNDNLTRGETAAVMNRILGRVVNNSSFSDAKVAAAMKTWPDCTSSHWAYAEIQEATNSHDYTWDINILTYSDHNGIFKAFIENLKNPVTERWTYIKK